The following coding sequences are from one Desulfosporosinus orientis DSM 765 window:
- a CDS encoding methyl-accepting chemotaxis protein, with product MKFGIMRNKLIIAIAIIVLIISYLFKDLIFKDSSYAYLYFMLSWLVFLGIFLYQTYRNTKFLALSAEMLKRGSLGDYLILEKGVDAVKMLLEEIIRLKKSGNTDRLKVIEIQKKLLSQNEQILALSSFWEPDAFDGRDQQFRNHEYYDNGRFTSYIYWNEGTIEVTPLKNVSDELWYTIPKKTGKIAILEPYEYELDGKSILMTSIMLPIIINGKFLGTIGTDIELKEVKEIQQDVIFYDNPYKNLDVLEEMEAVCERKDEFGILGQVIKAANINQKEILKHLSQTARQVTETSHELTAISKQSAIAVEEVSKTIEQIAGSANEQVRDTEHGVQQMMELGEIILKDQQNLYDVNNSIKDVERLKDEGSLAISELTERTAERERYSERIQERITETNSSAEKIHSASQMIQNIADQTNLLALNAAIEAARAGEAGRGFAVVSEEIRKLAEQSAQSTRDIEEIVQELQLNSNHAVEVITKSSAIAQKQEDSIAITVERFKGIASAIEKTKEIMIALNLSGQEMEKKKDQIIDVLKNLASIAESNAASTEEVSAASEEQAASMTEIANASQNLSDIANDLQLSIDKFGTDK from the coding sequence TTGAAATTTGGTATTATGAGAAATAAACTCATTATAGCCATAGCGATTATTGTGCTTATCATCAGTTACCTTTTTAAAGATTTAATATTTAAAGATTCAAGCTATGCTTACCTATACTTTATGTTGAGTTGGCTTGTGTTTTTGGGAATCTTCCTATATCAAACCTATCGGAACACGAAGTTTTTGGCCTTGTCCGCTGAAATGCTTAAAAGAGGCTCCTTAGGAGATTATCTGATTTTAGAAAAGGGCGTAGATGCTGTAAAAATGCTCCTTGAAGAGATAATTCGACTTAAAAAGAGCGGCAATACAGATAGGTTGAAAGTCATTGAAATCCAAAAAAAGCTATTAAGTCAGAATGAGCAGATTTTAGCGTTGAGTTCTTTCTGGGAACCGGACGCCTTTGACGGGAGAGACCAGCAATTTCGCAACCACGAGTATTACGACAACGGACGTTTCACCTCTTACATATATTGGAATGAAGGAACCATTGAAGTAACACCGCTCAAAAATGTTTCCGATGAATTATGGTATACCATTCCCAAGAAAACCGGAAAAATAGCTATTTTAGAGCCTTATGAATATGAGCTGGATGGCAAATCGATTTTAATGACCAGTATTATGCTGCCTATCATAATTAACGGCAAATTTTTGGGGACCATTGGTACAGATATTGAATTAAAAGAAGTAAAAGAGATTCAGCAAGATGTGATCTTTTATGACAACCCCTATAAAAATCTTGATGTGCTTGAGGAAATGGAAGCTGTATGTGAACGAAAAGATGAGTTTGGGATACTAGGGCAAGTTATTAAAGCTGCCAATATTAACCAGAAAGAAATTTTGAAGCATTTATCGCAGACAGCCCGGCAAGTGACTGAGACATCTCATGAGTTGACAGCCATCTCTAAGCAATCAGCCATTGCAGTTGAAGAGGTGTCCAAAACCATTGAGCAGATCGCCGGAAGCGCCAATGAGCAAGTTAGAGATACGGAACATGGTGTACAGCAAATGATGGAATTAGGAGAAATAATTCTCAAAGATCAGCAAAATTTATATGATGTTAACAACTCCATTAAGGATGTAGAGAGACTTAAGGACGAAGGCAGTCTCGCTATCAGTGAATTAACGGAACGAACAGCTGAAAGAGAGCGGTATTCGGAACGAATTCAGGAAAGAATTACTGAAACGAATTCAAGCGCTGAGAAAATTCATTCTGCCAGCCAAATGATTCAAAATATTGCCGATCAAACCAACTTATTGGCTTTAAACGCAGCTATTGAGGCAGCCCGCGCAGGGGAGGCAGGCAGAGGCTTTGCCGTTGTCTCTGAAGAAATCCGCAAACTGGCAGAACAATCTGCTCAATCCACCAGAGATATTGAAGAAATTGTCCAGGAACTGCAGCTAAACTCTAATCATGCAGTGGAGGTCATTACAAAAAGTTCTGCAATTGCGCAGAAACAAGAGGATAGTATTGCTATTACTGTTGAACGATTCAAAGGAATTGCCTCTGCCATCGAAAAGACGAAAGAGATCATGATCGCCTTAAATCTTTCTGGTCAGGAGATGGAAAAGAAAAAGGATCAAATAATTGATGTGCTTAAAAATCTCGCCAGTATTGCCGAATCCAATGCTGCCAGTACAGAAGAGGTTTCTGCTGCTTCTGAAGAGCAAGCGGCCTCTATGACGGAAATTGCCAATGCCAGCCAAAACTTGTCAGACATAGCTAACGACTTGCAATTATCCATTGATAAATTCGGCACAGATAAGTAA
- a CDS encoding carbonic anhydrase, translating into MRKLFIYLSCILLGLVLLANLQFGEKDNLPAQEVLTSSPVYERTEVISSPNEAKQLLSDGNERYTTGKTLKKDISINKRSELLEKGQHPFAVIVSCSDSRVPPEILFDQALGDLFVIRVAGNVITPVELGSVEYAVEHLGTPLVVVLGHEACGAVTAALQAEGGHGNIGEIIKIIKPAVDKAKGMGLNDKDVLDKSIDLNVKNTREDILESPIIQERVKSNRLQIIGMKYDLDQGNLQYID; encoded by the coding sequence GTGCGAAAGCTATTCATCTATCTTAGTTGTATTTTGTTGGGGTTGGTCCTTCTTGCTAATCTACAATTTGGCGAAAAGGATAATCTTCCAGCTCAGGAAGTACTTACCTCAAGCCCTGTTTACGAGAGAACAGAAGTTATTTCATCGCCTAATGAGGCAAAACAGCTTTTGTCTGACGGCAACGAACGCTATACCACAGGTAAGACCTTAAAGAAAGATATTAGTATAAATAAACGCAGTGAATTGCTGGAAAAAGGTCAGCATCCTTTTGCGGTTATTGTAAGCTGCTCTGACTCCAGGGTTCCTCCTGAAATTCTCTTTGATCAGGCCTTAGGGGATTTATTTGTCATTCGTGTTGCCGGGAATGTCATTACCCCAGTGGAATTGGGAAGTGTCGAATATGCCGTGGAACATCTGGGGACTCCTTTAGTTGTGGTCCTCGGCCATGAAGCCTGTGGGGCAGTCACAGCTGCTCTGCAAGCTGAAGGCGGCCATGGAAATATCGGGGAAATCATTAAAATCATTAAGCCTGCCGTTGATAAAGCTAAAGGGATGGGACTGAATGATAAGGATGTCCTCGATAAAAGTATCGACCTCAATGTTAAGAACACCAGAGAAGATATCCTGGAGAGCCCAATTATTCAAGAACGTGTGAAATCTAACCGGCTTCAAATAATAGGGATGAAGTACGATTTGGATCAAGGTAATTTGCAGTACATTGATTAA